From one Sardina pilchardus chromosome 6, fSarPil1.1, whole genome shotgun sequence genomic stretch:
- the LOC134081998 gene encoding transmembrane protein 158 yields MLNNSLTVLLVLSGVAVLLQFSYGLSDEDLLLPPINSTNRFLANLEVDVRYAKRSVEETEASSETSPQPLPQCNVSVQRLFPTSLVARWGSNFGFQCDVLIYTTNNHGRAFFSAAFNRAISPVVIEHLGVTGGQQEFRLCVGCGMARYRRFGQGNLRGQQTGDPINFCCIDFGLDELKGDKSWRLNRKPIESTLVACFMTLVIIVWSVAALIWPVPIIAGFLPNGMEQRRSR; encoded by the coding sequence ATGCTAAACAACTCCCTAACTGTTCTGCTGGTTCTGAGCGGTGTCGCCGTACTTCTCCAGTTTTCCTACGGCTTGAGTGACGAAGACCTTCTGCTCCCTCCAATCAACTCCACGAACAGATTTTTGGCGAACTTGGAGGTGGACGTGCGCTACGCCAAAAGATCGGTGGAAGAGACCGAAGCCTCTTCGGAGACTTCGCCTCAGCCGCTACCTCAGTGTAACGTCAGCGTACAGAGGCTTTTCCCCACCTCACTCGTGGCGCGGTGGGGTAGCAACTTTGGGTTCCAGTGTGATGTGCTCATCTACACCACCAACAACCATGGCAGGGCTTTTTTCTCTGCCGCTTTCAACCGCGCCATCTCACCTGTTGTTATCGAACACCTTGGAGTTACCGGAGGACAGCAGGAATTCAGATTGTGTGTTGGATGTGGCATGGCGAGATATAGGAGGTTTGGACAGGGGAATTTGAGAGGGCAGCAAACGGGAGACCCCATTAACTTCTGCTGTATAGACTTCGGGCTCGATGAACTGAAGGGGGACAAGAGTTGGAGGTTAAACCGCAAACCCATCGAGTCTACCCTCGTTGCCTGCTTCATGACATTAGTTATTATAGTGTGGAGCGTTGCTGCCCTCATATGGCCAGTGCCTATTATTGCAGGATTTCTACCCAACGGAATGGAACAGAGGCGCTCAAGATAA